One segment of Arthrobacter sp. MMS18-M83 DNA contains the following:
- a CDS encoding formate--tetrahydrofolate ligase: protein MSENRILSDLEIAQNAAIRPIEEIAERAGINLDALDLYGRFKAKVDPAKLQFPEAKRAGKIVLVSAMSPTPAGEGKSTTTVGLADSLARAGHRVMIALREPSLGPILGMKGGATGGGYSQVLPMDEINLHFTGDFHAITSANNALMALVDNHIFQGNELNIDPRRMTFKRVLDMNDRSLREVIIGLGGPAQGVPRQDGFDITVASEVMAVFCLATDLDDLRERLGRITFGYSYDRMPVTVADLGVQGALTMLLKDAIKPNLVQTIAGTPALVHGGPFANIAHGCNSLIATRTAQQLADIVVTEAGFGADLGAEKYMDIKARIADVAPSAVVVVATIRALKMQGGVPKELLKEPNVEALAAGVENLKRHVHNVEKFGVTPVVAINKFATDTSEELEWLLAWCAREGVQAAVADVWGRGGGGDGGDQLAAKVAAAVAAAAPSDFRHLYPLSLSVEDKIRTIVQEIYGADGVEFSVPALRRLADIRKNGWSGMPVCMAKTQYSFTDDASQLGAPKGFTVHVRELIPKTGAGFIVALTGAVMTMPGLPKEPAAMRMDVDEHGNPVGLF, encoded by the coding sequence ATGTCTGAAAACAGGATCTTGAGCGACCTTGAAATTGCCCAGAACGCAGCCATACGTCCCATCGAGGAGATCGCAGAGCGGGCCGGGATCAATCTCGATGCCCTGGATCTGTACGGCCGGTTCAAAGCGAAAGTCGATCCGGCCAAGCTCCAGTTCCCTGAAGCCAAGCGTGCCGGCAAGATAGTCCTCGTTTCGGCCATGTCCCCGACTCCGGCAGGTGAGGGAAAGTCCACCACGACGGTGGGCCTCGCCGATTCCTTGGCACGGGCCGGTCACAGAGTGATGATCGCACTGCGAGAACCGTCCCTTGGCCCAATCTTGGGCATGAAGGGAGGAGCGACCGGTGGCGGCTACTCCCAGGTTCTTCCGATGGACGAGATCAACCTGCATTTCACAGGCGACTTCCACGCGATCACCTCGGCCAACAACGCCCTCATGGCGCTCGTGGACAACCACATCTTCCAAGGCAACGAGCTCAACATCGATCCCCGTCGCATGACCTTCAAGCGGGTCCTCGATATGAATGACCGGTCCCTCCGGGAGGTCATCATCGGCTTGGGCGGCCCTGCTCAAGGTGTACCGCGGCAGGACGGTTTCGACATCACCGTGGCTTCCGAGGTCATGGCCGTCTTTTGCCTCGCCACGGATCTGGACGATCTCCGCGAGCGCCTGGGCCGGATCACTTTCGGATACAGCTACGATCGGATGCCAGTCACCGTGGCCGACCTCGGGGTCCAGGGCGCGCTGACCATGCTGCTCAAGGACGCCATCAAACCGAACCTCGTACAGACCATCGCGGGAACCCCGGCTTTGGTACACGGTGGCCCGTTCGCCAACATCGCTCATGGCTGCAACTCGCTCATTGCCACGCGAACGGCCCAACAGCTCGCAGACATCGTGGTCACGGAAGCTGGATTCGGTGCCGATCTTGGCGCCGAAAAGTACATGGACATCAAGGCTCGCATCGCAGACGTGGCGCCTTCCGCCGTCGTCGTCGTGGCGACTATCAGGGCGCTCAAGATGCAAGGGGGCGTCCCGAAGGAACTGCTCAAGGAGCCAAACGTCGAGGCGCTCGCGGCCGGCGTCGAGAACCTGAAGCGGCACGTGCACAATGTCGAGAAGTTCGGCGTCACACCGGTTGTCGCGATCAACAAGTTCGCCACGGATACGTCGGAAGAGCTCGAATGGCTGCTCGCTTGGTGCGCCCGGGAGGGGGTACAGGCTGCGGTAGCCGATGTCTGGGGTCGAGGTGGAGGGGGCGACGGCGGTGACCAGCTCGCGGCGAAGGTCGCCGCGGCGGTGGCGGCAGCAGCGCCGTCGGACTTCCGGCATTTGTATCCTCTGAGCCTGTCTGTGGAGGACAAGATCCGCACGATCGTGCAGGAAATCTATGGTGCCGACGGCGTGGAGTTCTCGGTCCCCGCGCTCAGGCGCTTGGCGGACATCCGGAAGAATGGCTGGAGCGGAATGCCGGTTTGCATGGCCAAGACGCAGTATTCATTCACCGACGATGCCTCGCAGTTGGGCGCCCCAAAGGGTTTCACGGTGCACGTGCGCGAGCTAATCCCCAAGACCGGGGCGGGCTTCATTGTTGCGCTGACCGGTGCGGTCATGACGATGCCGGGTTTACCTAAGGAGCCGGCCGCGATGCGCATGGACGTGGATGAGCACGGCAATCCGGTGGGCCTCTTCTAA
- a CDS encoding endonuclease domain-containing protein: protein MIGHTVIAAEDEVEVADGIRISTRSRTWLDMARLLPLNDVVCMGDELIRVPRQSLEGRDTPFATLEELRALVERHPNLQGVVRARQALELMRVGADSAPESLLRLAMLDAGVPEPELQLRLRDADPFSPSADLGFRQRRVAIQYDGGHHLVEAQSLSDRRRDKAFEAAGWTVLVFRKEDFVDGFEQATKKIKKALRSAWVDPAVASGFARAV from the coding sequence GTGATCGGCCATACCGTGATCGCGGCCGAGGACGAGGTTGAGGTCGCTGACGGAATTCGGATCAGCACGCGGTCTCGTACCTGGCTGGACATGGCAAGGCTGCTGCCGTTGAACGACGTCGTCTGCATGGGCGACGAGCTGATTCGCGTCCCCCGGCAGTCCTTGGAAGGGCGAGACACTCCGTTCGCGACCCTTGAAGAGCTGCGTGCCCTGGTGGAGCGGCATCCGAATTTGCAAGGCGTGGTGCGTGCCCGGCAGGCGCTGGAGCTGATGCGCGTGGGCGCGGATTCTGCACCAGAGTCCTTGCTTCGCTTGGCGATGCTGGACGCGGGAGTCCCGGAACCAGAACTTCAGCTCAGGCTGCGGGATGCCGATCCGTTCTCGCCGTCGGCGGATTTGGGCTTCCGCCAAAGGCGCGTGGCAATTCAGTACGACGGCGGTCATCACCTCGTGGAGGCCCAGTCACTGAGCGATCGACGCCGCGACAAAGCTTTCGAAGCAGCCGGATGGACTGTGCTCGTGTTCCGCAAGGAGGACTTTGTAGATGGATTCGAACAAGCAACCAAGAAGATCAAGAAGGCGCTGCGATCGGCGTGGGTGGATCCCGCCGTCGCATCAGGCTTTGCACGCGCTGTGTAG
- the tsaE gene encoding tRNA (adenosine(37)-N6)-threonylcarbamoyltransferase complex ATPase subunit type 1 TsaE, with protein MSEAVWERTVTVATAEQTHALGSALGGVLERGDLLVLTGELGAGKTTFTQGLGEGLGVRAGVISPTFVLVRIHPNLPNGPRPGGPDLVHVDAYRLASAAEIDDIDLENTMDSSVTVVEWGRERVEHLSDSRLDIEMHRTVGGSDAAVATPEAGRDAVLDFDPEDDDEPRTIVFRGFGPRWSTIPEILEENA; from the coding sequence GTGAGTGAGGCAGTGTGGGAGCGCACCGTCACGGTCGCGACGGCGGAGCAGACACACGCTTTGGGCTCGGCACTCGGTGGGGTGCTTGAGCGCGGGGACCTGCTTGTCCTGACAGGCGAACTCGGCGCAGGCAAGACCACCTTCACCCAGGGACTCGGCGAAGGCCTGGGCGTCCGCGCCGGGGTCATCTCGCCCACGTTCGTCCTGGTGCGCATTCACCCCAACCTGCCCAACGGTCCGCGGCCCGGCGGGCCTGATCTGGTCCACGTTGATGCCTATCGGCTTGCCTCCGCAGCGGAGATCGACGACATCGACCTCGAAAACACCATGGACAGCTCCGTGACGGTGGTCGAGTGGGGGCGCGAACGCGTGGAACATCTTTCGGACAGCCGCCTGGACATCGAGATGCATCGGACCGTCGGTGGCTCGGATGCGGCGGTCGCCACCCCGGAAGCGGGTCGGGATGCGGTGCTGGACTTCGACCCCGAGGACGACGACGAACCACGCACTATCGTTTTCCGCGGCTTTGGCCCACGTTGGAGCACCATCCCCGAAATACTGGAAGAGAACGCCTGA
- the alr gene encoding alanine racemase — translation MTYEAAASFEPATKSGSATVLERSAVIDLDAVRHNVRQFVAIASPASVMAVVKADAYGHGAIQVARAALDAGASWLGVAHISEALALRAAGIDAPLLAWLHTTESNFQAAVAAGVDVGISGWELDAVVAAAREQERPARIHLKVDTGLGRNGATIDQWDKLVGQAMEYQDEGLLRVVGIFSHLAVADEPHRPETDEQLAAFREAIAVAEDAGVDTEVRHLANTPATLSRPDAHFNLVRVGLGLYGLSPFEGQSSAELGLRPAMTVRTLVSNCKRVPEGQGVSYGLNYRTSSESTLGLIPLGYADGVPRVATGGPVRVNGVNYPVVGRIAMDQMVIDLGNAGVEAASLLGAEAVMFGDGADGGPTANDWAAAAGTNNYEIVTRISPRVPRIYINETPEADAR, via the coding sequence GTGACTTACGAAGCAGCTGCCAGTTTCGAGCCCGCGACGAAATCGGGTTCGGCAACGGTCCTCGAACGATCAGCCGTCATCGACTTGGATGCTGTCAGGCACAATGTGCGCCAATTCGTGGCTATCGCCTCGCCTGCCAGCGTCATGGCCGTGGTCAAGGCCGATGCCTATGGACATGGAGCCATCCAGGTGGCACGCGCAGCCCTGGACGCCGGTGCCAGCTGGCTCGGTGTCGCCCATATTTCGGAGGCTCTGGCGCTCCGCGCTGCCGGAATCGACGCACCCCTGCTGGCGTGGTTGCACACCACCGAAAGCAACTTCCAGGCGGCAGTTGCCGCCGGCGTCGACGTCGGGATTTCCGGCTGGGAACTGGACGCCGTGGTCGCTGCGGCACGCGAACAGGAACGTCCGGCCCGCATTCACCTGAAGGTGGACACTGGCTTGGGGCGCAATGGCGCGACGATCGACCAATGGGACAAACTGGTGGGCCAGGCCATGGAATACCAGGACGAAGGCCTCCTGCGCGTAGTGGGCATTTTCTCCCACTTGGCCGTCGCCGACGAACCCCACCGCCCGGAAACCGATGAGCAATTGGCGGCTTTCCGGGAAGCGATCGCGGTGGCCGAGGACGCCGGGGTGGACACGGAAGTGCGGCATTTGGCCAACACGCCGGCCACGCTTTCCCGCCCGGACGCCCACTTCAACCTCGTCCGCGTGGGGCTCGGACTGTACGGATTGTCGCCTTTCGAAGGACAAAGCTCCGCGGAGCTGGGCCTCCGACCCGCCATGACGGTCCGCACCCTTGTGTCCAACTGCAAACGAGTGCCCGAGGGCCAAGGTGTGTCCTACGGACTCAACTATCGGACTTCCAGCGAGAGCACCCTGGGCCTCATTCCGCTCGGCTACGCCGACGGCGTGCCGCGCGTCGCCACCGGCGGGCCGGTGCGCGTCAACGGAGTCAACTACCCCGTTGTGGGGCGGATTGCCATGGACCAGATGGTGATTGACCTCGGGAATGCGGGGGTGGAGGCAGCGAGTTTGCTGGGTGCCGAAGCCGTCATGTTTGGCGACGGCGCCGATGGTGGCCCGACGGCGAACGACTGGGCCGCCGCGGCGGGCACCAACAACTACGAGATCGTCACCCGCATCAGCCCCCGGGTCCCGCGGATCTACATTAATGAGACTCCGGAAGCGGATGCCCGGTGA
- the mshA gene encoding D-inositol-3-phosphate glycosyltransferase, whose protein sequence is MSMIRRVAFLSLHTSPMEQPGSGDAGGMNVYVRALAMALADLGVEVEIFTRSTSAEQPAVEHPGPGVCVHNVLAGPPRKLPKEELPELLHTMVAEIERIRQRQPHGRYDAIHSHYWVSGVAGLELSALWNVPLIHTMHTMAKVKNLVLQSGERPEPRLREDGEHRIVEGATRLVANTPAEAQELVSHYNADFDHIDVAPPGVDLTVFTPAFRARSRAELGVRPGSFHLLFAGRIQRLKGPQVFIEAAGVLRKRRPDIDLELTVLGALSGAKDFNLQSFIAAAGLDDVVTHRAPVKAPKLAAWFRSADVVVMPSFSESFGLVALEAQACGTPVVAANVGGLSRAIADGRTGILVDGHDPSRWADVIEALYDDSRTREDMGRAAAVHAEAFGWQRTAAIALESYQAAIGAVLVRPS, encoded by the coding sequence GTGTCGATGATCCGGCGCGTGGCGTTCCTGTCCCTCCACACCTCCCCTATGGAACAGCCCGGTTCGGGCGATGCCGGCGGCATGAATGTCTACGTCCGGGCCCTGGCCATGGCGCTGGCCGATCTCGGCGTGGAAGTAGAGATCTTCACCCGTTCAACGTCCGCCGAGCAACCCGCCGTCGAACATCCCGGTCCCGGCGTCTGCGTCCACAACGTCCTGGCGGGGCCGCCCCGGAAGCTGCCCAAAGAGGAACTTCCTGAGCTCCTCCACACCATGGTCGCCGAAATCGAGAGGATCCGGCAGCGCCAGCCGCACGGCCGCTACGACGCCATCCATTCGCACTACTGGGTGTCCGGTGTGGCTGGTCTGGAACTCTCAGCGCTGTGGAACGTACCGCTGATCCATACGATGCACACCATGGCCAAGGTCAAGAACCTCGTGCTGCAATCCGGCGAACGCCCCGAACCGCGGCTGCGGGAAGACGGAGAGCACAGGATCGTGGAGGGGGCAACACGCCTCGTAGCCAACACTCCAGCCGAAGCCCAGGAACTGGTATCGCATTACAACGCCGATTTCGACCACATCGACGTCGCACCCCCAGGAGTTGACCTCACCGTGTTCACTCCGGCGTTCCGGGCCCGGTCCCGTGCCGAGCTCGGCGTGCGGCCCGGCAGTTTCCACCTCTTGTTCGCCGGACGCATCCAACGACTCAAGGGTCCGCAGGTCTTCATCGAAGCCGCCGGGGTCCTCCGCAAGCGGCGGCCCGATATCGACCTCGAGCTGACCGTCCTGGGCGCCCTGAGCGGTGCCAAGGACTTCAACCTGCAGTCCTTCATTGCGGCCGCGGGGCTCGACGACGTCGTGACCCACCGCGCGCCTGTCAAGGCCCCGAAGCTGGCGGCCTGGTTCCGTTCGGCCGACGTCGTGGTGATGCCATCCTTCAGCGAATCGTTTGGGCTTGTTGCACTTGAGGCCCAGGCATGCGGCACCCCGGTGGTGGCCGCCAATGTGGGCGGGCTGTCCCGAGCCATTGCGGACGGGCGGACAGGTATTTTGGTGGACGGCCACGATCCGTCTCGCTGGGCCGACGTCATCGAAGCCTTGTACGACGATTCCCGCACCCGTGAAGACATGGGCCGCGCGGCTGCCGTACATGCGGAAGCCTTCGGCTGGCAGAGGACGGCGGCCATCGCTCTCGAGAGCTACCAGGCGGCCATCGGCGCCGTCCTGGTCCGCCCAAGCTAA
- a CDS encoding GNAT family N-acetyltransferase, translating to MSQSNTEAATAPAAKYEIRPAQASDWPGIWAVLEPVIRAGETFTWDRDTSEETARSKWFKEAPGQTFVAVRDGEVLGTGELHANQGGGGSHVANAGYMVHANHGGQGIARALCAYSLAAARDAGFKAMQFNAVVESNVRAVGLWQSMGFRILATIPEAFQHPTLGYVGLHVMYQEL from the coding sequence GTGAGCCAATCAAACACTGAAGCAGCAACGGCACCAGCCGCAAAATACGAGATCCGGCCGGCGCAGGCAAGCGACTGGCCAGGGATCTGGGCTGTTCTTGAACCCGTGATCCGTGCGGGGGAGACCTTCACCTGGGATCGGGACACGTCCGAAGAAACGGCGCGGAGCAAATGGTTCAAGGAAGCTCCCGGCCAAACTTTTGTGGCGGTGCGCGACGGCGAGGTGCTGGGTACCGGTGAACTGCACGCCAACCAGGGCGGTGGAGGAAGCCACGTGGCCAACGCCGGCTACATGGTCCACGCCAATCACGGAGGGCAGGGCATCGCACGAGCACTTTGTGCCTATTCTTTGGCTGCCGCCCGGGACGCCGGGTTCAAGGCTATGCAGTTCAACGCCGTCGTCGAAAGCAACGTCCGCGCGGTGGGCCTGTGGCAGTCCATGGGCTTCCGCATCCTGGCGACTATTCCCGAGGCCTTCCAGCACCCAACCCTTGGCTATGTGGGCCTGCACGTCATGTACCAGGAGCTCTAG
- the tsaB gene encoding tRNA (adenosine(37)-N6)-threonylcarbamoyltransferase complex dimerization subunit type 1 TsaB has product MLILAIDTSAVASAALISDDALEGVVESFATEDTRSHAEVLAPGIEKLLSDAGVSAADIDLIVTGVGPGPFTGLRSGIATARTLAFAWNKPLFGLMSLHAIALEVAESTEAQAEFLVATDARRKEVYWARYTLNEGQLPELVDGPHVGFASELPDLPVFGAGGGIYADVVNANEEFSTTQPDAASLGQFAMALIAAGGKLPDSTPLYLRESDAQVPGPRKRAL; this is encoded by the coding sequence ATGCTGATCCTGGCCATTGATACTTCGGCCGTGGCGAGTGCTGCACTCATCTCGGACGATGCATTGGAGGGCGTGGTGGAATCCTTCGCTACCGAAGACACCCGCAGCCACGCCGAGGTCCTGGCACCTGGCATTGAGAAACTCCTGAGCGACGCCGGTGTCAGCGCGGCAGATATCGACCTTATCGTCACCGGCGTCGGGCCTGGTCCGTTCACGGGGCTCCGTTCGGGGATCGCGACCGCCCGCACATTGGCATTCGCCTGGAACAAACCGCTATTCGGCCTCATGAGCCTCCACGCGATCGCCTTGGAAGTGGCAGAATCCACCGAGGCGCAGGCCGAGTTCCTCGTGGCGACGGATGCCCGCCGCAAGGAGGTCTACTGGGCGCGCTACACGCTCAATGAAGGCCAGCTCCCCGAACTCGTGGACGGCCCACATGTGGGCTTCGCCTCGGAACTGCCCGATCTTCCCGTCTTCGGGGCCGGCGGCGGCATCTACGCCGACGTCGTCAACGCGAACGAGGAATTCAGCACCACCCAACCCGACGCCGCCTCACTGGGCCAGTTCGCCATGGCCCTGATCGCGGCTGGCGGAAAGCTGCCGGACTCCACGCCCTTGTACCTGCGGGAATCGGATGCTCAAGTGCCCGGTCCCAGGAAGCGTGCCCTGTGA
- the mgrA gene encoding L-glyceraldehyde 3-phosphate reductase, producing MTYSAAENRYETMPYRRVGRSGLKLPAISLGLWHNFGDDKRFEEQRAILRRAFDLGVNHFDLANNYGPPDGSAETNFGRHLKDDFKPYRDELVISTKAGYYMWPGPYGEWGSRKYLLSSLDQSLQRMGLDYVDIFYSHRPDPETPLEETMGALDRAVRSGKALYAGISSYTPEQTLEAARILKEMGTPLLIHQPSYSMLNRWTENGSPNLYEALNQVGAGSIAFSPLAQGMLTNRYLNGIPADSRAAKERFLSEAALTEEKLSRVRGLNAIADGRGQTLAQMAIAWILREQPKGSAVTSALVGASSVAQLEDTVSAINNLDFTSEELTAIDEFAVESDINLWAQK from the coding sequence ATGACTTATTCGGCAGCGGAAAACCGCTATGAAACCATGCCCTACCGCCGCGTCGGACGCAGCGGTCTCAAACTTCCTGCCATCTCCTTGGGACTTTGGCACAACTTCGGCGATGACAAGCGTTTCGAGGAACAGCGCGCCATCCTGCGCCGTGCCTTCGATCTCGGTGTGAACCACTTCGACCTTGCCAACAACTACGGCCCGCCGGACGGTTCAGCGGAAACCAACTTTGGCCGCCACCTGAAGGACGACTTCAAGCCCTACCGCGACGAACTCGTCATTTCGACCAAGGCCGGTTACTACATGTGGCCCGGCCCCTACGGGGAATGGGGCTCCCGCAAGTACCTTCTCTCCAGCCTGGACCAGTCGCTGCAGCGCATGGGCCTGGACTACGTGGACATTTTCTACAGCCACCGCCCGGACCCCGAAACGCCGCTGGAAGAAACCATGGGCGCCCTGGACCGCGCCGTCCGTTCCGGCAAGGCCCTCTATGCCGGTATCTCTTCCTACACTCCGGAACAGACTCTTGAGGCGGCCAGGATCCTCAAGGAGATGGGCACGCCGCTGCTCATCCACCAGCCCAGCTACTCCATGCTCAATCGGTGGACCGAGAACGGCAGTCCCAACCTGTACGAGGCACTTAACCAGGTAGGCGCTGGCTCAATCGCTTTCTCCCCGCTGGCACAGGGGATGCTCACCAACCGGTACCTGAACGGAATCCCGGCGGACTCACGCGCGGCCAAGGAACGGTTCTTGTCAGAAGCCGCACTGACGGAGGAAAAGCTGAGCCGGGTGCGTGGTTTGAACGCCATCGCCGATGGACGCGGCCAGACCCTCGCCCAGATGGCTATCGCCTGGATCCTACGCGAGCAGCCCAAGGGTTCAGCTGTGACCTCGGCTTTGGTGGGCGCGTCAAGTGTCGCGCAGTTGGAGGACACCGTGTCCGCGATCAACAACCTCGACTTCACCTCAGAGGAACTGACTGCGATTGACGAGTTCGCCGTCGAATCCGACATCAATCTGTGGGCACAGAAGTAG
- a CDS encoding PfkB family carbohydrate kinase yields the protein MDATPRAGFDPLAAIRGDANGGGDDSGCDLLLTGTVFQDIIFTGLDRSPEPGTEVWSQGMGTCPGGVANQAIAAARLGLRTSLAAAFGDDGYGDFNWRILESQEHVDLSLSRRFEGWHSPVTVSLCLDHDRSMVTHGHPAPMTASELIGEPPKALAAVADLGEEPEPWMLAASKAGVKLFGDAGWDPTGQWSSKRLDQLSNFHAFMPNQREAMAFTGKDNPWSALYALADRVPVAVVTLGAQGAMAVDSETGEEEWVPSLPVAAYDPTGAGDCFGAAFVVGCLAGWHLGDRLRFANLCAALAVQEVGGSLAAPGWGDIADWWQRANARRERQSSQWLKRFAFLEDIVRDVPPGAQRRASATIAHNSDA from the coding sequence ATGGACGCAACGCCCAGGGCTGGATTCGATCCCCTCGCCGCCATCCGCGGAGATGCGAACGGCGGAGGGGATGATTCCGGCTGCGACCTCCTGCTGACGGGCACCGTCTTCCAGGACATCATCTTCACCGGACTGGACCGTAGTCCGGAACCGGGGACAGAAGTGTGGAGCCAAGGCATGGGCACTTGCCCCGGCGGCGTGGCCAACCAAGCGATCGCGGCCGCACGGCTTGGGCTGAGGACGAGCCTGGCGGCGGCCTTCGGAGATGACGGGTACGGGGACTTCAACTGGCGGATCCTCGAGAGCCAGGAGCACGTGGATCTCTCCCTCTCGAGGAGGTTTGAGGGCTGGCATTCCCCGGTCACCGTTTCCTTGTGCCTCGATCACGATCGTTCCATGGTCACTCACGGACACCCTGCGCCCATGACCGCATCCGAACTGATTGGCGAGCCCCCCAAAGCACTAGCCGCCGTCGCGGATCTAGGCGAGGAACCAGAGCCCTGGATGCTTGCCGCGAGCAAAGCCGGCGTCAAACTCTTTGGCGACGCCGGATGGGACCCGACTGGGCAGTGGTCGTCGAAGCGGCTTGACCAGCTCAGCAATTTCCACGCCTTCATGCCCAACCAGCGGGAAGCGATGGCCTTCACCGGCAAGGACAATCCGTGGTCCGCGCTTTACGCGCTCGCCGACCGCGTTCCAGTGGCCGTAGTCACCCTCGGAGCCCAAGGGGCCATGGCCGTGGATTCCGAAACCGGTGAGGAGGAATGGGTGCCGTCCCTTCCGGTGGCGGCATACGACCCCACGGGTGCAGGCGACTGCTTCGGCGCGGCGTTCGTTGTGGGTTGCCTGGCGGGGTGGCACCTGGGGGACAGGCTCCGCTTCGCCAATCTTTGCGCTGCGTTGGCGGTGCAGGAGGTGGGGGGCTCGCTGGCTGCTCCTGGCTGGGGTGACATCGCTGATTGGTGGCAGCGGGCCAACGCCCGGCGGGAGCGGCAGTCCAGCCAATGGCTAAAACGGTTCGCGTTCCTGGAAGACATAGTCCGTGACGTGCCGCCCGGAGCGCAGCGGCGTGCATCGGCGACTATCGCCCACAACTCGGACGCCTGA
- a CDS encoding inositol-3-phosphate synthase, with protein MSSHPIRVAIVGVGNCAASLVQGVHYYRDADPQATIPGLMHVEFGKYHVNDVQFVAAFDVDSKKVGLDLADAIGASENNTIKIADVPSTGVTVQRGHTLDGLGKYYRETIVEAPEEAVDIVAALRETKADVMVCYLPVGSEEAAHFYAQCAIDAGVAFVNALPVFIAGTKEWADKFTAAGVPIVGDDIKSQIGATITHRVMAKLFEDRGVTLDRTYQLNVGGNMDFKNMLERDRLESKKISKTQAVTSNVEAKLHADDVHIGPSDYVAWLDDRKWAFVRLEGRNFGDAPVSLEYKLEVWDSPNSAGVIIDAIRAAKIGLDRGIGGPLLSASSYFMKSPPEQFNDDLAREKVEAFIRGDVER; from the coding sequence GTGTCTTCACATCCGATTCGTGTCGCCATTGTCGGTGTAGGTAACTGCGCCGCTTCGCTGGTCCAAGGTGTCCACTACTATCGCGATGCCGACCCCCAGGCCACGATTCCGGGTCTGATGCATGTTGAGTTCGGCAAGTACCACGTCAACGATGTCCAGTTCGTCGCCGCTTTCGATGTCGACAGCAAAAAGGTCGGCCTAGACCTTGCCGACGCCATCGGCGCCAGCGAGAACAACACCATCAAGATCGCCGACGTCCCGTCTACCGGCGTTACCGTGCAGCGTGGCCACACCCTGGACGGCCTGGGCAAGTACTACCGCGAGACCATCGTCGAGGCTCCGGAAGAGGCAGTGGACATCGTCGCCGCACTGCGCGAAACCAAGGCCGACGTCATGGTCTGCTACCTGCCGGTTGGTTCCGAGGAAGCCGCGCACTTCTACGCGCAGTGCGCCATCGATGCTGGTGTTGCCTTCGTCAATGCTTTGCCCGTGTTCATTGCGGGCACCAAGGAATGGGCTGACAAGTTCACTGCAGCGGGTGTTCCGATCGTTGGCGATGACATCAAGAGCCAGATCGGCGCCACCATCACGCACCGTGTCATGGCCAAGCTCTTCGAAGACCGCGGCGTCACCCTGGACCGCACGTACCAGCTGAATGTCGGCGGCAACATGGACTTCAAGAACATGCTGGAACGCGATCGCCTGGAGTCCAAGAAAATCTCCAAGACCCAGGCCGTGACCTCCAATGTCGAGGCCAAGCTTCACGCAGACGACGTCCACATCGGCCCGTCCGACTACGTCGCCTGGCTCGACGACCGCAAGTGGGCGTTTGTCCGCCTCGAAGGCCGCAACTTCGGCGATGCTCCGGTTTCGCTGGAGTACAAGCTCGAGGTTTGGGACTCCCCAAACTCGGCCGGCGTGATCATCGACGCCATCCGCGCCGCCAAGATCGGCCTGGACCGTGGTATCGGCGGCCCGCTGCTCTCGGCTTCCAGCTACTTCATGAAGTCCCCGCCCGAGCAGTTCAACGACGACCTCGCCCGCGAAAAGGTCGAAGCCTTCATCCGGGGCGACGTCGAGCGCTAG